One region of bacterium genomic DNA includes:
- a CDS encoding helix-turn-helix domain-containing protein, which translates to MADAKRDDDKTQALRRRGCLNRYPEKVQDELFDRIDFFDPRDLVQVKYEMLRRVRLEGQSVSRAATEFGFSRPTFYQAQEKFIDSGLAGLIPSKPGPRGAHKFNDEVVDYVLERQAKDPSLRAEDLVGLVQQRFGFKAHPRSLERALERRKKNS; encoded by the coding sequence ATGGCCGACGCGAAACGGGACGACGACAAGACTCAGGCGCTACGCAGACGGGGCTGCTTGAACCGATACCCCGAGAAGGTCCAGGACGAGCTGTTCGACCGGATCGACTTCTTCGACCCGAGGGACCTGGTCCAGGTCAAGTACGAGATGCTGCGCCGAGTGCGACTCGAAGGCCAGTCTGTGAGTCGAGCCGCTACGGAGTTCGGCTTCTCTCGCCCGACCTTCTACCAGGCACAGGAGAAGTTCATAGACAGCGGCCTCGCGGGCCTGATCCCGAGCAAACCAGGGCCTCGAGGAGCCCACAAGTTCAACGATGAGGTGGTGGACTATGTTCTGGAGAGACAAGCCAAGGACCCCTCGTTGCGCGCTGAAGATCTGGTCGGCCTCGTCCAGCAACGCTTCGGCTTCAAGGCCCATCCACGTAGCCTCGAGCGCGCTTTGGAGCGTCGAAAAAAAAACTCCTGA